Proteins from a single region of Akkermansiaceae bacterium:
- a CDS encoding gluconate 2-dehydrogenase subunit 3 family protein, which yields MERREILKMMALTFGASVTLPESAFAKFGEPLDASKLKLFTPEQRALVAVLSETTIPKTDTPGAIDAGVPQWLELIVQDCLEAGDQKIITDGLAEVEKRSADQFSKPCAQLTVAERVGLLTAMEQESKKAGTTKAFIRQFKDLVKFTYVNSEVGGTQALEWILVPGRWEPASELKPGQKVYV from the coding sequence ATGGAACGCAGGGAAATCCTCAAAATGATGGCGCTGACCTTCGGCGCCTCCGTCACTCTCCCGGAGAGTGCCTTCGCGAAATTCGGCGAGCCGCTCGATGCATCGAAGCTGAAGCTCTTCACCCCGGAGCAGCGCGCTCTGGTGGCCGTCCTTTCGGAAACCACCATCCCGAAGACGGACACGCCCGGCGCGATCGATGCCGGCGTGCCACAGTGGCTGGAACTCATCGTCCAGGACTGCCTGGAAGCGGGGGACCAGAAGATCATCACCGACGGTCTGGCCGAGGTGGAGAAACGTTCCGCCGACCAGTTCTCGAAACCCTGCGCCCAGCTCACGGTGGCGGAGCGCGTCGGCCTGCTGACCGCGATGGAGCAGGAATCGAAAAAGGCCGGCACCACGAAGGCCTTCATCCGCCAGTTCAAGGACCTGGTGAAGTTCACCTACGTGAACTCCGAGGTGGGCGGCACCCAGGCGCTGGAGTGGATCCTGGTTCCCGGCAGATGGGAACCCGCGTCCGAACTGAAACCCGGCCAGAAGGTCTACGTCTGA
- a CDS encoding DUF4132 domain-containing protein, with the protein MSILRELTEAVGGGRHGLQEADLQHLKDLMNEAADVLVRKPNHYDWNLDSLASWAAVDASDREVQAEFIAILVPMAAGQDRKVQAFRDEDPHNYNHHLRGCWWELWSPRAFLGAMIHRLLRRKLPLSQEAIGGMLDWILEAGPGYRLSYFYPLQSLVGIMESSPSEEHFRRLEMLREALEANHPDASTRKLISRIAALSGSAPDLPLSPGEAWSDAAIGDLMTLGAEERASFIALLVHCKGASGSSPFSKWLAQTKKHLESIPAEQLLEWLPRWFALVDKKRTDRAISARAWRERCALAQFDRFHDVLFQAIPVGKNRWQKISELRAAVSRAEDPWDYVRDFGNREEVREATDGSFPTLELPVEPAEYDAVEDQLIIPAHIDLLAGLCWACGTLDEPALARALGNLSVSAFRKVAGKGPRAIRLGNACITALSMMGSTEALGRLAFLKVKVKFGGAQNSIDKALGRLAENLGVSREDLGEMSVPSYGMEEVGRLVLPLGEFTAVLSVVSTKATELSWLRADGKPQKSLPSSIKKECADEVKELMAAKKDIEKMLPAQAERLDGLYLQRKSWPFAVWRERYLDHPLVGALARRLIWKFTSQGGSTAAVWNQSGLVDRHGAAISLDESATTVGLWHPLDEDAGVVLEWRDALERMGIVQPFKQAHREIYLLAPAEENTGVYSNRFAAHLLRQHQFNALCSARGWKNRLRLMVDDEYPPATRWLPAWGMRAEYWIEGAGTEYGADTLESGAYRYLTTDQVRFYREDAGQVTAHAGGGGYAGRLPADPLPLAEVDPLVFSEIMRDVDLFAGVASVGNDPNWLDGGTNQARRDYWHEQSFGELNASAKTRKTILEKLVPRLKISAACRFEDHFLIVQGTRHRYKIHLGSGNILIDPPGRYLCIVPAQSQIDKAGDKLFLPFEGDRTLSVIISKAFLLAADDKITDPTILRQLA; encoded by the coding sequence ATGTCCATTCTCCGGGAACTCACCGAGGCCGTGGGAGGCGGCCGGCACGGGCTGCAGGAAGCGGACCTGCAACACCTCAAGGATCTGATGAACGAGGCTGCGGACGTTCTTGTCCGGAAGCCGAATCACTACGACTGGAATCTGGATTCGTTGGCCTCGTGGGCCGCGGTGGATGCTTCGGACAGGGAGGTGCAGGCGGAGTTCATCGCCATCCTGGTTCCCATGGCCGCGGGGCAGGACCGGAAGGTCCAGGCCTTCCGTGACGAGGATCCCCATAACTACAATCATCATCTCAGGGGCTGTTGGTGGGAGCTTTGGAGCCCCCGCGCCTTCCTGGGTGCCATGATCCATCGCTTGCTCAGGCGCAAGCTGCCGCTGTCACAGGAGGCCATCGGCGGGATGTTGGATTGGATTCTCGAGGCCGGTCCCGGCTACCGCCTCTCGTATTTCTATCCGTTGCAGTCGTTGGTCGGCATCATGGAAAGCTCTCCTTCCGAGGAGCATTTCCGGCGCCTGGAGATGCTCAGGGAGGCTCTTGAAGCGAATCATCCGGATGCCTCCACGAGGAAACTGATCTCCCGCATCGCCGCGCTTTCGGGGAGCGCCCCGGACCTTCCCCTGTCGCCCGGTGAAGCTTGGTCCGATGCGGCGATCGGAGATCTGATGACCCTTGGTGCGGAGGAGAGGGCATCCTTCATCGCACTGTTGGTCCACTGCAAGGGCGCGAGCGGATCGTCCCCGTTCTCGAAGTGGCTGGCCCAAACAAAGAAGCATCTCGAGAGCATTCCTGCGGAACAGTTGCTGGAATGGTTGCCACGTTGGTTTGCCTTGGTTGACAAGAAGCGGACGGACCGGGCGATTTCGGCCCGTGCGTGGCGGGAGCGTTGTGCCCTCGCCCAGTTTGATCGATTCCATGATGTCTTGTTCCAGGCGATCCCCGTCGGAAAGAACCGCTGGCAGAAGATCAGCGAACTGAGAGCGGCGGTCAGCCGTGCCGAGGACCCCTGGGACTATGTCCGCGACTTCGGCAACCGGGAGGAGGTCAGGGAGGCGACGGATGGCAGTTTCCCAACGCTGGAACTGCCGGTGGAACCGGCGGAGTACGATGCGGTGGAGGACCAGTTGATCATCCCGGCTCACATTGATCTGCTGGCGGGACTCTGCTGGGCATGTGGAACGCTGGATGAGCCTGCGCTCGCGCGAGCACTGGGAAATCTTTCGGTGAGCGCCTTCCGCAAGGTGGCTGGCAAAGGGCCGCGGGCGATCCGTCTGGGCAATGCGTGCATCACCGCCCTCTCCATGATGGGGAGCACGGAGGCGCTCGGCAGGCTCGCGTTCCTCAAGGTGAAGGTGAAATTCGGAGGTGCCCAGAACTCCATCGACAAGGCGCTCGGCAGGTTGGCGGAAAACCTTGGGGTCTCCCGCGAGGATCTCGGGGAGATGAGCGTGCCTTCCTATGGCATGGAGGAGGTCGGCAGGCTGGTCCTGCCGCTGGGGGAATTCACCGCCGTTCTGAGCGTCGTGAGCACCAAAGCAACGGAGCTTTCCTGGCTCAGGGCGGATGGAAAGCCGCAGAAGTCCCTTCCCTCTTCCATCAAGAAGGAATGCGCGGATGAGGTGAAGGAGCTCATGGCGGCGAAGAAGGACATCGAGAAGATGCTGCCCGCCCAGGCGGAGAGACTGGACGGCCTTTATCTCCAGCGGAAAAGCTGGCCTTTCGCGGTGTGGCGCGAGCGTTACCTCGACCACCCGCTGGTCGGCGCGTTGGCCCGCCGTCTGATCTGGAAGTTCACCTCACAGGGAGGTTCCACCGCCGCGGTCTGGAACCAGAGCGGGCTGGTGGATCGGCATGGAGCTGCCATCTCTCTGGATGAATCCGCGACGACGGTGGGTCTCTGGCATCCACTGGATGAGGACGCCGGCGTCGTGCTGGAGTGGCGCGACGCGCTCGAGCGGATGGGGATCGTTCAGCCGTTCAAGCAAGCACACCGGGAGATCTACCTGTTGGCTCCGGCGGAGGAAAACACCGGGGTTTACTCGAACCGCTTCGCCGCTCATCTACTGAGGCAGCACCAGTTCAACGCGCTTTGTTCCGCCCGTGGCTGGAAGAACCGGCTGCGGCTGATGGTGGATGATGAATACCCTCCCGCCACCCGCTGGCTGCCCGCCTGGGGCATGAGGGCGGAATACTGGATCGAGGGTGCCGGGACTGAGTATGGGGCGGACACTCTGGAAAGCGGAGCCTACCGCTACCTGACCACGGACCAGGTGAGATTCTACCGGGAGGATGCCGGACAGGTCACGGCTCATGCGGGCGGCGGTGGATATGCCGGACGGCTTCCGGCGGACCCGCTTCCCTTGGCGGAAGTCGATCCACTGGTGTTCTCCGAGATCATGCGTGATGTCGATCTTTTCGCGGGGGTCGCCAGTGTGGGGAATGATCCCAACTGGCTCGACGGTGGAACCAACCAGGCCCGGCGCGACTATTGGCACGAGCAATCGTTCGGGGAGCTGAACGCCTCCGCGAAGACCCGGAAGACGATTCTCGAGAAGCTGGTGCCAAGGTTGAAAATTTCAGCGGCATGCCGGTTCGAGGATCACTTCCTCATCGTACAAGGCACGAGGCATCGCTATAAGATCCACCTCGGCAGCGGCAATATCCTCATCGATCCTCCCGGCAGGTATCTGTGCATTGTTCCGGCCCAGTCCCAGATCGATAAGGCGGGGGACAAGCTGTTCCTTCCCTTCGAGGGTGACCGCACGCTCAGTGTCATCATCAGCAAGGCCTTTCTCCTGGCTGCCGATGACAAGATCACGGATCCCACCATTCTCAGGCAACTGGCATGA
- a CDS encoding GMC family oxidoreductase, producing MNVNAKGKAEHTYDAIVVGSGISGGWAAKELCQKGLKTLVLERGYDLKHIVGYDTTNSAPWELSYQNKTPRDMLARQEKQNRTGYTIKPATNKMFVDDVDHPYIEEKRFDWMRGYHTGGRSIMWGKQSYRLSPIDLLANERDGIAIPWPITYEELAPWYDHVERFAGISGSMEGLDILPDGVFQPPMALTPAELDLKAAVEKKWPGRKVVPGRVAHLTAPTPEQTALGRAQCMYRNLCSRGCPFGAYFSSQAATLPAAAATGNMTFRPHSIVHSVIFDDKTNKAVGVRLIDELTMETTEYFAKIIFLNASAVASTAILMNSKSSRYPNGMDDSGSLGGYLMDHHLGVGASGVVEGHLDKVQYGRRPNGFYIPRFRNHSEKANQNYIRGFGYQGGGMRSGWTRGIDGFGEDFKKQLLSWGPWSINMGGFGECLPYEDNRISLHPDKKDKWGLPLVVANAEFKENEINMRLDMRKDAEEMLEAMGAKHINSYNNTPSIGLGIHEMGTARMGGSPKTSVLNKFNQVWGAPNVFCTDGAAMTSASCQNPSLTYMALTARAVDHAVSEMKKGNL from the coding sequence ATGAATGTGAATGCCAAAGGCAAGGCGGAGCACACCTACGACGCCATCGTCGTCGGCTCCGGAATCTCAGGTGGCTGGGCGGCGAAGGAACTCTGCCAGAAAGGCCTGAAAACGCTGGTGCTGGAACGCGGCTATGATCTCAAGCACATCGTCGGCTACGACACGACGAACAGCGCGCCGTGGGAGTTGTCCTACCAGAACAAGACGCCGCGCGACATGCTGGCCCGCCAGGAAAAGCAGAACCGCACCGGCTACACCATCAAGCCCGCGACGAACAAGATGTTCGTCGATGACGTCGACCATCCCTACATCGAGGAGAAGCGCTTCGACTGGATGCGCGGCTACCACACCGGCGGCCGATCCATCATGTGGGGCAAGCAGAGCTACCGCCTTTCCCCCATCGATCTGCTGGCGAACGAGCGCGATGGCATCGCCATCCCGTGGCCCATCACCTATGAGGAACTCGCGCCGTGGTATGACCACGTGGAGAGATTCGCCGGCATCAGCGGCTCGATGGAGGGCCTGGACATCCTGCCGGACGGCGTGTTCCAACCGCCGATGGCCCTCACCCCCGCCGAGCTGGATCTGAAGGCGGCGGTCGAGAAAAAGTGGCCGGGCCGCAAGGTGGTGCCGGGCCGTGTCGCCCACCTCACCGCACCCACGCCGGAGCAGACCGCGCTCGGCCGCGCCCAGTGCATGTACCGGAACCTGTGCAGCCGTGGTTGTCCATTCGGCGCGTATTTCAGCAGTCAGGCCGCCACCCTGCCCGCCGCCGCCGCGACGGGGAACATGACCTTCCGCCCGCACTCCATCGTCCACTCGGTCATCTTCGATGACAAAACGAACAAGGCCGTTGGTGTCCGACTGATCGATGAGCTGACCATGGAGACCACGGAGTATTTCGCGAAGATCATCTTCCTGAATGCCTCTGCGGTGGCCTCCACGGCCATCCTCATGAACTCGAAGTCCTCCCGTTATCCGAACGGGATGGATGACTCCGGCTCGCTCGGCGGATACCTGATGGACCACCATCTCGGTGTCGGTGCCAGCGGCGTGGTGGAAGGCCATCTCGACAAGGTGCAGTATGGCCGCCGCCCGAACGGCTTCTACATCCCGCGCTTCCGGAACCATTCGGAAAAGGCGAACCAGAACTACATCCGCGGCTTCGGCTACCAGGGGGGCGGCATGCGCTCCGGCTGGACGCGCGGCATCGACGGCTTCGGGGAGGATTTCAAGAAGCAGCTCCTCTCATGGGGGCCATGGTCCATCAACATGGGCGGCTTCGGCGAATGCCTGCCCTATGAGGACAACCGCATCTCCCTGCACCCGGACAAGAAGGACAAGTGGGGGCTGCCCCTCGTCGTCGCCAACGCCGAGTTCAAGGAGAACGAGATCAACATGCGCCTCGACATGCGGAAGGACGCGGAGGAGATGCTGGAGGCGATGGGCGCGAAGCACATCAACAGCTATAACAACACGCCGTCCATCGGCCTGGGCATCCATGAGATGGGCACCGCCCGCATGGGTGGTTCGCCGAAGACCTCCGTCCTCAACAAGTTCAACCAGGTCTGGGGTGCGCCGAATGTCTTCTGCACGGACGGCGCGGCGATGACTTCCGCAAGCTGCCAGAACCCGTCACTCACCTACATGGCCCTCACCGCCCGCGCGGTGGACCATGCGGTCAGCGAGATGAAGAAGGGGAACCTGTGA